One genomic segment of Ignavibacteriota bacterium includes these proteins:
- a CDS encoding putative DNA binding domain-containing protein, whose amino-acid sequence MPLPININELINGKSVEWERIEFKKGWNPQRTLHSICAFANDFNNWGGGYIIVGIEANNGQPILPPQGLEISQIDSIQKELNNICRRIIPNYFPVVEPVDFQGKKILILWCPGGSNRPYKAPEILNENSQYHYFIRRFSSTVRPTIDEERELIGMSNQIPFDDQVNNFAKVTHFDLTQIKLFLNEVKSDLEFEIPNLTIQEIARKMNIAEGAEEHLLPKNVGILFFAKNPQQFFPQAKIEIVTFVDDVGDNYSEKIFSGSLHNQLRNALNYIKVNIIEEKVEKVKGIAESNRFFNYPFEAVEESLANAVFHRGYNENSPIEVRIYPAKIHIISFPGPLPPLNREKLSSGVFDIRKYRNRRIGEFLKDLHLTEGRATGIPKIKKSLEKNGSPVPIFETDDNRTYFKTTLKIHPKFEYKDLKSVQVSVQVSEQANLLLINNLDEILNNLDTFGEQVSEQVRAQVSIKTKPNKKENLIKILKYTLLEKSRSDILKELSLSDNYRNYHNYIFPLLEINVIAQTMPQKPQSPKQKYIVTDKGKRLLEILE is encoded by the coding sequence ATGCCGTTACCTATTAACATAAATGAACTTATTAATGGTAAATCTGTTGAGTGGGAACGCATAGAATTTAAAAAAGGTTGGAATCCCCAAAGAACTCTGCATTCTATTTGTGCTTTTGCAAACGATTTTAATAATTGGGGCGGCGGTTATATAATTGTTGGTATTGAAGCAAACAACGGTCAGCCAATTTTACCTCCGCAAGGTTTAGAAATTTCACAAATTGATTCCATTCAAAAAGAATTAAATAATATTTGCAGAAGAATTATTCCAAATTACTTTCCGGTGGTAGAACCCGTAGATTTTCAAGGTAAGAAAATTTTAATTCTCTGGTGTCCCGGTGGTAGTAATCGTCCCTACAAAGCACCGGAAATTCTTAATGAAAATTCTCAATATCATTACTTTATCCGTAGATTTTCCTCAACTGTGCGCCCAACTATTGATGAAGAACGTGAACTTATTGGAATGTCTAATCAAATTCCTTTTGATGACCAAGTTAATAATTTTGCCAAAGTTACTCATTTTGATTTAACTCAAATTAAACTATTTCTTAATGAAGTTAAAAGCGATCTTGAATTCGAAATTCCAAATCTTACCATTCAAGAAATTGCAAGAAAAATGAATATTGCCGAAGGTGCCGAAGAACATCTTTTACCTAAAAATGTAGGCATTTTATTTTTTGCTAAAAATCCTCAGCAATTTTTTCCTCAAGCAAAAATTGAAATTGTAACTTTTGTTGATGATGTTGGTGATAACTATTCAGAAAAAATATTTTCCGGTAGTTTACACAATCAGCTTAGAAACGCACTCAATTATATAAAAGTTAATATTATTGAAGAAAAAGTTGAGAAAGTTAAAGGTATAGCCGAATCCAATAGATTTTTTAACTACCCATTTGAAGCAGTGGAAGAATCTCTTGCAAATGCTGTTTTTCATCGCGGATATAATGAAAATTCACCGATTGAAGTTAGAATTTACCCGGCAAAAATACATATTATTAGTTTTCCCGGTCCATTACCTCCGCTAAATAGAGAAAAACTTAGTTCCGGAGTTTTCGATATTCGTAAATACAGAAATAGAAGAATTGGCGAATTTCTTAAAGATCTTCACCTTACCGAAGGCAGAGCAACCGGAATTCCTAAAATTAAAAAATCTCTTGAAAAAAATGGTTCTCCGGTACCAATTTTTGAAACTGATGATAACAGAACTTACTTTAAAACTACTCTTAAAATTCATCCTAAATTTGAATATAAAGACTTAAAGAGTGTACAAGTCAGTGTACAAGTTAGTGAGCAAGCTAATTTGTTGTTAATAAATAACTTAGATGAGATTTTAAACAACTTAGACACTTTTGGTGAGCAAGTCAGTGAGCAAGTTAGGGCACAAGTTAGTATAAAAACTAAACCTAATAAAAAAGAGAATTTAATAAAAATTTTAAAGTATACTCTTTTAGAAAAAAGCAGATCAGATATATTAAAGGAATTAAGCTTAAGTGATAATTATCGTAATTATCATAATTATATATTCCCATTACTAGAAATTAACGTGATTGCTCAAACAATGCCGCAAAAGCCACAAAGTCCAAAACAAAAGTATATTGTAACTGATAAAGGTAAAAGATTGTTAGAGATTCTTGAATGA
- a CDS encoding restriction endonuclease subunit S — protein sequence MKKYPKYKPTNIEWIGEIPKDWLLIRFRFLINYQKGKNPKELFLINNGNNQIYLTMDFLRNRENRTYYAESKNDLIIVNDDEYLLLWDGANAGEFIKAKNGILSSTMAVLKSKKIKSHFNWYLYKTYEIILKDFTIGMGIPHVNSEFLKNLLFPIPSENEQIQIAKYLDKKQHK from the coding sequence ATGAAAAAATACCCAAAATACAAACCAACAAATATTGAATGGATTGGTGAAATTCCAAAAGATTGGTTGTTAATTAGATTCAGATTTTTAATCAATTATCAAAAAGGGAAAAATCCAAAAGAATTGTTTTTGATTAATAATGGTAATAATCAAATCTATTTAACTATGGATTTTTTAAGGAACAGAGAAAATAGAACATATTATGCTGAAAGTAAGAACGATCTGATAATTGTAAATGATGATGAATACTTACTTTTGTGGGATGGAGCAAATGCTGGTGAATTTATTAAAGCTAAAAATGGCATTCTTTCATCTACAATGGCTGTTTTAAAATCAAAAAAAATAAAATCACACTTTAATTGGTACTTATATAAAACATATGAAATAATATTAAAGGACTTCACAATTGGTATGGGCATACCCCATGTCAATTCTGAATTTTTAAAAAATTTGTTATTTCCCATTCCTTCAGAAAACGAACAAATCCAAATAGCAAAATATTTAGACAAAAAACAACACAAATAG
- a CDS encoding restriction endonuclease subunit S codes for MKYLVVKVNSGVTPRGGSSVYQNTGIPFLRSQNIHFDGLKLEDLVYISEEIDSTMSNSRTKFDDILLNITGASIGRCYFIPKFLLRVNVNQHVCLIRPKQFQIKTKFLYYLLRSNIGQTQIDLNQNGANREGLNYEQIKNFTIPFPLIGEQQKIINFLDEKTNSILDSEKLQEKQIYLLQEYRTALISNVVTGKLDVREQN; via the coding sequence TTGAAATACTTAGTTGTGAAAGTTAATAGCGGTGTAACTCCAAGAGGTGGTTCTTCAGTTTACCAAAATACTGGTATCCCATTTTTACGTAGTCAAAATATTCACTTTGATGGTTTAAAATTAGAAGACTTAGTTTACATTTCAGAAGAAATAGATTCAACAATGTCAAATAGTAGAACTAAATTTGATGATATATTACTTAATATAACTGGTGCTTCAATAGGTCGCTGTTATTTTATTCCAAAATTTCTTTTACGTGTAAATGTGAATCAGCATGTTTGCTTAATCAGACCAAAACAATTTCAAATAAAAACAAAGTTTCTATACTATCTTCTTAGATCAAACATAGGTCAAACTCAAATAGACTTAAACCAAAATGGAGCAAATAGAGAGGGACTGAATTATGAGCAAATTAAAAATTTTACAATTCCTTTTCCATTAATTGGTGAACAACAAAAAATAATTAATTTTTTAGATGAAAAGACAAATTCAATACTTGATTCTGAAAAATTACAAGAAAAACAAATTTATCTTCTTCAAGAATATCGTACAGCTTTAATTTCAAATGTTGTAACCGGTAAATTAGATGTGAGGGAGCAAAATTAA
- a CDS encoding DUF91 domain-containing protein, protein MSDIKLFQIKINSVKELEGKSVQVEKSLQSLIEKNLETFLGVKFLASEYSTGQKHAGRIDTLGIDENNCPVIIEYKRATNENVINQGLFYLDWLLDHKAEFQLLVQKSLGSKISEAIEWSSARTICIAGDYTKYDSYAVDQINRNIELYRYKKFNDILLLELINSISVNSKPEKQIKDKYEPKRYSTVSELLEKSSKEIKDLFHIVKDYLMALGDEIQFKELMYYFAFKRIKTFASIEIHPKSNNIIIYVYIDAAAIKLEKGFTRDVSKIGHLGVGNIEIRINNIDDFEKAKPLIIKSYERS, encoded by the coding sequence ATGTCTGATATTAAACTCTTTCAAATCAAAATTAATTCGGTAAAAGAATTAGAAGGTAAATCTGTTCAAGTCGAAAAATCCCTTCAATCGTTAATTGAGAAAAACTTAGAAACATTTCTTGGTGTTAAATTTTTAGCATCAGAATATTCCACTGGACAAAAACATGCTGGTCGTATAGATACACTTGGAATAGATGAAAATAATTGTCCTGTAATTATTGAATATAAACGTGCAACAAATGAGAACGTAATTAATCAAGGATTATTCTATTTAGATTGGCTTCTAGATCATAAAGCAGAATTCCAATTACTTGTACAAAAATCACTTGGTTCAAAAATCTCAGAAGCAATAGAATGGTCTTCAGCACGTACAATCTGTATCGCTGGCGATTACACAAAATATGATAGTTACGCTGTTGATCAGATTAACCGCAACATTGAACTGTACCGCTATAAAAAATTTAATGATATACTTCTTTTAGAATTAATAAATTCTATCTCTGTAAATTCAAAACCGGAGAAACAAATAAAAGATAAATATGAACCCAAACGATACAGTACCGTTTCAGAACTGTTGGAAAAATCATCAAAAGAAATAAAAGATTTATTTCATATAGTCAAAGATTATTTGATGGCACTTGGAGACGAAATTCAATTCAAAGAATTAATGTATTACTTTGCATTCAAAAGAATAAAAACATTTGCATCAATAGAAATTCATCCTAAATCAAATAACATTATTATCTATGTTTATATAGATGCAGCAGCAATAAAATTAGAAAAAGGATTTACAAGAGACGTATCAAAAATCGGTCATTTAGGAGTAGGCAACATAGAAATTAGAATTAACAACATTGATGATTTCGAAAAAGCCAAACCACTAATAATTAAAAGCTATGAGAGAAGTTAA
- a CDS encoding mobile mystery protein A: MKNLNKSLALEQLDKKMKKLSSLSDISLPSNGWVNLIRTTLNMSLKQLGKKLRITSQSIREIEAREADKKITLEKLNEVAEALNLKLVYGFIPKDGSLERMIDKRALEIAKQIVLKTSHTMALENQQNEPSRIKKAIKDRAQQIKNEMPKYLWD, encoded by the coding sequence ATGAAAAATTTGAACAAATCCCTTGCTTTAGAGCAATTAGATAAAAAAATGAAAAAATTATCTTCATTAAGTGATATTTCCCTTCCTTCAAATGGCTGGGTTAATCTCATTAGAACAACTTTAAATATGTCTCTTAAACAACTTGGCAAAAAACTAAGAATCACTTCCCAAAGTATTAGAGAAATTGAAGCTCGTGAAGCAGATAAAAAAATTACTTTGGAAAAATTAAACGAAGTTGCAGAAGCACTAAACCTTAAACTTGTTTATGGTTTCATTCCTAAAGATGGTTCTCTAGAAAGAATGATTGATAAAAGAGCTTTGGAAATTGCCAAACAAATTGTTCTTAAAACTTCACATACTATGGCTCTTGAAAATCAGCAAAATGAGCCTTCACGCATTAAAAAAGCAATTAAAGATCGTGCTCAGCAAATTAAAAACGAAATGCCAAAATACTTATGGGATTAG
- a CDS encoding mobile mystery protein B → MGLELNYISGQTPLDEDEKEGLLIKTISTRGELDEFEQLNIEEAKVWLLKTKLSIARIVSEEFIKELHTKMFGTVWKWAGTYRNSNKNIGVDKFEIPIQVRHLIDNTKYWLENKTISEDEIAIRFSHRLVQIHLFPNGNGRHSRLIADVLINKGFGKEEFTWGSTNLTAAGDTRTQYLKALRNADEGDFTALITFARS, encoded by the coding sequence ATGGGATTAGAACTAAATTATATCAGCGGTCAAACTCCGCTTGATGAAGATGAAAAAGAAGGGCTTCTTATTAAAACAATTTCTACTCGTGGTGAACTTGATGAATTTGAACAACTTAATATTGAAGAAGCAAAAGTCTGGTTGCTAAAAACTAAACTTAGTATCGCTAGAATTGTTTCGGAAGAATTTATAAAAGAACTACATACTAAAATGTTTGGTACTGTTTGGAAATGGGCTGGCACATATAGGAATTCAAATAAAAATATCGGTGTAGATAAATTTGAAATTCCTATTCAAGTAAGACATTTAATAGACAATACAAAATATTGGCTTGAGAATAAAACCATCTCAGAAGATGAAATCGCAATTCGTTTCAGTCATAGACTTGTTCAAATACACCTTTTCCCAAATGGTAATGGTCGTCACTCAAGATTAATCGCAGATGTTCTAATCAATAAAGGATTTGGGAAGGAAGAATTTACTTGGGGAAGCACAAACCTTACTGCTGCTGGTGATACAAGAACTCAATATTTAAAAGCTTTAAGAAATGCTGATGAAGGAGACTTCACCGCCTTAATTACCTTTGCCAGATCATAA
- a CDS encoding YegP family protein translates to MAGYYELKKSTDGQFMFNLKAGNNETILTSERYTTKASAQNGIKAVQNNCTNDARYERRKSSRNEPYFVLKAVNNEILGRSEMYSSVTAMENGIASVKVNGTTTTIKDNA, encoded by the coding sequence ATGGCTGGTTATTATGAACTTAAAAAAAGTACCGATGGTCAATTTATGTTTAATCTTAAAGCTGGAAACAACGAAACTATTTTAACAAGTGAACGTTATACTACTAAAGCTTCTGCGCAAAATGGTATAAAAGCCGTACAGAATAATTGTACGAATGATGCTAGATATGAAAGGAGAAAATCATCCAGAAATGAACCATATTTTGTTCTTAAAGCAGTCAACAATGAAATTTTAGGAAGAAGCGAAATGTATTCATCAGTAACTGCAATGGAGAATGGAATCGCTTCTGTTAAAGTAAATGGAACTACTACAACTATTAAAGATAATGCCTAA